One Turneriella parva DSM 21527 genomic region harbors:
- a CDS encoding DUF4231 domain-containing protein has translation MALEYPSLYSSADKLSNRTQALYKRIFKWHTVCLVAFCIIFSMFKEIPVGKIISAILILISFVLNIFLTFDDKNTVWYTARALAESVKTMTWRFVMRAEPFDNNNAQVLFTRHLGDLLKQNQNVSQQMLTELDQHAVISESMKTLRSATLAHRKSFYLNNRIKEQLNWYSEKARLNRRGSKFWYGLFFLNHLILIVCFFFYLIIPSLHTLIIDTAPTIAGAILSWLQIQRYRDLTSAYNLTANEITLIRGAIYDVKTQEQFSLFVSDAESAFSREHTQWAARKDN, from the coding sequence ATGGCATTAGAGTATCCGAGCTTATACTCCTCAGCGGATAAGCTATCAAATCGCACTCAGGCTTTATACAAACGCATTTTCAAATGGCACACTGTGTGCCTTGTGGCCTTTTGCATCATTTTTTCAATGTTCAAAGAGATCCCGGTTGGAAAGATTATTTCGGCAATTTTGATCCTAATTTCTTTCGTCTTGAACATCTTCCTGACTTTCGATGACAAGAATACTGTATGGTACACCGCAAGGGCATTGGCCGAATCTGTAAAAACGATGACATGGCGGTTCGTAATGCGCGCAGAGCCTTTTGACAATAATAATGCACAAGTATTGTTTACCCGGCATCTTGGCGATCTATTGAAACAAAATCAGAATGTATCTCAACAAATGCTAACAGAACTCGATCAACATGCAGTTATTTCGGAATCCATGAAGACACTTCGGTCGGCGACTTTAGCTCATAGGAAGTCATTTTACTTGAATAACCGCATAAAAGAGCAATTGAATTGGTATTCAGAAAAGGCGAGATTGAACCGTCGGGGTTCAAAATTCTGGTATGGCTTGTTTTTCTTAAATCATTTGATTCTTATAGTTTGCTTCTTTTTTTATTTGATAATACCGTCCCTGCATACCTTGATTATCGACACTGCCCCAACAATTGCTGGTGCGATCTTGTCTTGGCTTCAGATTCAAAGATACAGAGATCTAACTTCAGCTTATAATTTGACCGCAAACGAGATAACCCTAATTCGTGGTGCAATTTATGACGTTAAGACCCAAGAACAATTTTCGTTGTTTGTAAGCGATGCTGAAAGCGCATTCTCCCGGGAGCATACTCAATGGGCAGCGCGCAAGGATAACTGA
- a CDS encoding metallophosphoesterase: MKALLISLALVTIACSHTQPYTRTRVVNPQSSAIEQRIIFVGDAGKATPGDAVWAKLDRYLTKDALVVFLGDNVYEYGLPDASENDGSYELYAARLSAQINAAKKARKTIFIPGNHDWNSSRSNGRKRILAQQRFVTDRGAHFAPQNGCAGIAAEPVGKGSVMLFIDSQAVIDLPDDGAAAAKAPASDCAIKHKRQFESFASDYLQKNIKPGTRIILAAHHPLVSEGSHGGFFDWPHHIFPVYNYNKYFPLPVVASLVVFTRQWGWITSTDISHSKYRKYLNSIAAILKNREVFLYAAGHDHNLQLFSGTGPVKYHLISGSGSKRDAVTHNDQTLLAWEKNGFFVVDIYTDASARATAVGDTVEEELVFELR, translated from the coding sequence ATGAAAGCCCTTCTGATAAGTTTAGCCCTCGTAACAATTGCGTGCAGCCACACGCAGCCTTATACCCGCACTCGCGTGGTGAATCCTCAAAGCTCAGCTATCGAGCAGCGCATCATCTTTGTGGGTGATGCGGGCAAGGCGACACCGGGTGATGCAGTCTGGGCAAAACTTGATCGCTACCTCACGAAAGATGCACTCGTCGTGTTTCTGGGCGACAATGTCTATGAATATGGCCTGCCCGACGCGAGCGAAAACGACGGCTCTTACGAACTCTATGCCGCACGCTTAAGCGCGCAGATTAACGCCGCGAAAAAGGCGCGCAAGACGATTTTTATTCCCGGTAACCACGACTGGAACAGTTCGCGCAGCAACGGACGCAAAAGAATTCTGGCGCAGCAGCGCTTTGTGACCGATCGCGGTGCGCACTTTGCGCCGCAAAACGGCTGCGCGGGCATTGCCGCCGAGCCGGTGGGCAAAGGCAGCGTGATGCTCTTCATCGACTCGCAGGCAGTGATCGATTTGCCCGACGACGGGGCCGCCGCAGCGAAGGCCCCGGCGAGCGATTGCGCGATTAAACACAAACGCCAGTTCGAGAGCTTCGCGAGCGACTACCTGCAGAAGAACATCAAACCGGGCACGCGCATTATTCTCGCCGCGCACCACCCGCTCGTCAGCGAAGGTTCGCACGGCGGCTTCTTCGACTGGCCGCACCACATTTTCCCGGTCTATAACTATAACAAATATTTTCCGTTGCCCGTGGTGGCCTCGCTCGTCGTGTTCACCCGCCAATGGGGATGGATCACTTCAACGGATATTTCGCACTCGAAATACCGCAAATACCTGAACTCAATCGCGGCCATTCTCAAAAACCGCGAGGTCTTTCTCTACGCCGCCGGCCACGACCACAACCTGCAGCTCTTCTCTGGCACCGGCCCCGTGAAATACCATCTCATCTCAGGCTCGGGCAGCAAACGCGACGCGGTCACGCACAACGACCAGACGCTGCTCGCGTGGGAAAAGAACGGCTTCTTTGTGGTGGATATCTATACAGACGCATCGGCACGAGCGACGGCTGTGGGGGACACAGTAGAAGAGGAGTTGGTGTTTGAGTTGAGGTAG
- a CDS encoding P-loop ATPase, Sll1717 family translates to MSSDQLSSQKELIFFAYQGQQGTQSDPNIGGIKKAIQTINAYHPKYKAVSWEEFRRTNSITKEVLANINECSIFVCDVTYFNHNVLFELGYALARNKKLLILLNKSIEGAEKLYKDSIFKDIRYSTAMTGKEIAEDIKQKNYNDNLLNQYTDSTLIAPCTNDIFYVQTKLKSQYLIDLWEYVELYRTEKNLNITTDNKSEISYRPIQFYFQNIIKSKGVLIHFLNDRIENHRAENATNSFLAGVACGLDRNVKLIAPAIFKAPLDYHDILYQYTDSNDLILDVDPWLNQLLQPSAERTTQIIPQEHEHELNLIKLGIGDDVAENEQDKLIYYFAENAAYNAAINMSKVIISGPKGSGKTAINIILHNHLKEDDNNLIVNIKPDPDELEENISIAELFKEASRKSFFYTVWKLIIFSRLLIFLSNKTQAKTTDQNSTEELNLLDFAKKNKDIVNLSFLALLKHVLRGGHTSHRSIEPNSLETLHRTFLSPLVLILNQYFKSKKSKYYRIIIIADNLDRTWDTDHRFDYQAEMINSLIDMSNKVRDELNLPGEMKLEIKNIIFLRTDILEYLRKYSNEKGKFRTLCHEINWGLYPNLLKTIIEKRFAFTLNLPEGHDPFEIWSKYFHFGNGDHPYNQIFNIIYKKPRDIIYFIRTLFVKAIDNGHRSILDADVVYAIKEYMYFVRDNLVDETIADCSEMNDLLYELTPYEGTLIGLAKFRNIAKKAKCAESRSDHLLKILIEKEFIQCYDENAESIIGLDVLMKNSASPIRRYFGNNRVIINSQLWRIIKLNILAPKYLPFITGKVNDISECK, encoded by the coding sequence ATGAGTTCTGATCAATTATCGAGCCAAAAGGAATTAATTTTCTTTGCTTACCAAGGGCAACAAGGAACTCAATCAGATCCCAATATCGGGGGAATTAAGAAGGCTATTCAGACTATCAATGCCTATCATCCAAAATATAAAGCCGTTAGTTGGGAAGAATTTCGACGAACAAATTCAATCACCAAAGAAGTCTTGGCAAACATTAATGAATGCTCGATATTTGTTTGTGATGTAACGTATTTTAACCATAATGTATTGTTTGAACTCGGGTATGCGTTGGCGCGAAATAAAAAACTGTTGATCTTGCTTAACAAAAGCATTGAAGGCGCGGAAAAACTCTATAAGGATTCGATCTTTAAAGACATACGCTACTCAACGGCAATGACCGGGAAAGAAATAGCAGAAGACATCAAACAAAAAAATTACAACGATAACCTACTGAATCAATACACCGACTCTACACTAATTGCGCCATGTACGAATGACATTTTCTATGTCCAGACAAAGTTGAAAAGTCAATATCTTATTGATCTCTGGGAATATGTCGAATTATATCGTACGGAAAAGAATTTAAACATCACCACTGATAACAAAAGTGAGATTTCGTACCGTCCAATTCAGTTCTATTTTCAAAATATAATAAAGTCAAAGGGGGTCTTAATTCATTTCCTGAATGATCGGATAGAAAATCACCGTGCTGAGAATGCCACAAATTCTTTTTTGGCCGGTGTTGCTTGCGGGTTAGATCGCAATGTAAAACTAATTGCCCCGGCCATTTTCAAAGCGCCATTGGATTACCATGATATTCTCTATCAATATACAGACTCCAATGACCTAATTCTAGATGTCGATCCGTGGCTAAATCAACTATTACAGCCGAGCGCCGAACGTACAACTCAAATAATACCTCAAGAACATGAGCATGAACTTAATTTGATAAAGCTGGGCATAGGTGATGACGTCGCAGAAAACGAACAAGATAAGCTTATCTATTATTTTGCAGAGAATGCGGCCTATAACGCGGCAATCAACATGTCGAAAGTAATTATTTCTGGCCCGAAAGGCTCCGGAAAGACAGCCATCAACATCATTCTCCACAATCACCTAAAAGAAGATGACAATAATCTAATTGTTAATATTAAGCCTGATCCGGACGAACTTGAAGAAAACATCTCCATAGCTGAATTGTTTAAAGAAGCCTCTAGGAAATCTTTCTTCTATACGGTATGGAAACTGATCATTTTCTCACGACTGCTCATATTCTTATCGAATAAGACGCAAGCAAAGACAACAGACCAAAACAGTACGGAAGAACTAAACCTTTTGGATTTTGCCAAGAAAAACAAAGATATTGTAAATCTTAGCTTTTTGGCCTTGCTGAAACACGTACTGCGGGGCGGGCACACCTCTCATAGATCAATCGAACCAAATTCATTAGAAACCTTACACAGGACGTTCCTGAGTCCACTGGTGTTGATCTTGAACCAATATTTCAAATCGAAAAAATCAAAGTATTATCGGATTATAATTATTGCAGATAATTTAGATAGAACTTGGGATACGGATCATAGGTTCGACTATCAAGCTGAAATGATAAATTCATTGATCGACATGAGCAACAAGGTCAGAGATGAACTAAATTTGCCAGGTGAAATGAAGCTTGAGATTAAGAACATCATCTTTTTGAGAACCGACATACTTGAATATCTTCGAAAATATTCAAATGAAAAAGGGAAATTCAGGACGCTCTGTCACGAGATTAATTGGGGGCTTTACCCAAATCTATTGAAAACAATAATCGAGAAGAGATTTGCATTCACATTGAATTTGCCTGAGGGACACGACCCATTTGAAATTTGGTCAAAATACTTCCACTTTGGAAATGGCGATCACCCTTATAATCAGATATTCAACATAATTTACAAAAAACCACGTGATATTATTTACTTCATTCGAACACTTTTCGTAAAAGCAATCGACAATGGTCATAGAAGTATTTTGGACGCGGATGTCGTGTACGCCATAAAAGAGTATATGTATTTTGTCCGAGATAATTTGGTGGACGAAACCATTGCTGACTGTTCGGAAATGAACGATCTTCTTTATGAACTAACCCCATATGAGGGTACCCTCATTGGTTTAGCAAAGTTTAGAAACATCGCGAAAAAAGCTAAGTGCGCAGAGTCGCGTAGCGACCATCTGCTGAAAATTCTTATCGAAAAAGAGTTCATTCAATGCTATGACGAAAATGCAGAATCAATCATTGGCTTAGACGTGTTGATGAAAAATTCAGCAAGCCCGATTAGAAGATACTTTGGAAACAATCGAGTAATAATCAACTCGCAACTTTGGCGCATAATTAAACTCAACATACTGGCCCCCAAGTACCTTCCGTTTATCACGGGAAAGGTAAATGATATTTCCGAATGCAAGTAA
- a CDS encoding APC family permease: protein MAQKKDGIRGAFSQGGESVSRFGYQGGFLTFTNPAAPRRALGLFTAISLVAGCMIGTGVFLKPAIMAQHAGSVAIVLLAWLVAGLLSYAGALTYAELCSRMPEAGGEYAILRNVYGRFPAYMYGWMRFTIGAPGSAASYAVGAAAFLHVVVPYSAMGIKVWQMAVVFIALFTIINSLTIFVSSSVQVTLTAIKIISLSVLVGTLFFLAPEAARDAAPVKWPGMVSFSAALLAALWAYDGWNNLPMLGGEVKNAQRNLPIALAVGLGLVIVVYLLVNQAFFHVLTFNEVLAANPSVKPDAEPVATAAMHKVISDASVKVIAAMMVVSALGAMSGSILASARVPYAMAHDGVFFKPLGRLSPVNAIPVVSTITQGSIAALLAVSGTFDELTDSVVFASYIFYGLTAGAIFKIRGFRKTAAEPGIFRTPLYPILPLLFLLCSAGFIIYAAIAMPYLTAIGIGVILLGVPGYFWFTKKKPSSAPQLTQSAS, encoded by the coding sequence TTGGCTCAAAAGAAAGACGGCATTCGCGGCGCGTTTTCCCAAGGCGGCGAATCAGTTTCGCGCTTTGGGTATCAAGGTGGATTTCTGACATTCACGAACCCTGCGGCACCTCGCAGGGCATTGGGGCTCTTCACCGCAATCAGTCTCGTTGCCGGCTGCATGATCGGCACGGGTGTTTTTCTGAAGCCCGCGATCATGGCGCAGCACGCCGGTAGCGTGGCGATCGTGCTTCTGGCTTGGCTCGTGGCGGGTTTGCTTTCATACGCGGGTGCACTCACGTACGCTGAACTCTGTTCGCGCATGCCCGAAGCAGGTGGCGAGTATGCGATCTTGCGCAATGTCTATGGCAGGTTTCCCGCTTACATGTATGGCTGGATGCGCTTCACCATCGGCGCACCGGGCAGCGCCGCTTCTTATGCAGTCGGCGCGGCAGCGTTTCTGCATGTGGTTGTGCCCTATTCGGCAATGGGCATCAAGGTTTGGCAGATGGCCGTGGTATTCATCGCGCTCTTCACGATTATCAACAGCCTCACGATATTCGTGAGCTCTTCGGTGCAGGTGACGCTCACCGCAATCAAGATCATTAGCCTCAGCGTGCTCGTCGGCACGCTGTTTTTTCTCGCCCCCGAAGCGGCCCGTGATGCCGCGCCGGTAAAATGGCCTGGCATGGTGTCTTTTTCTGCCGCGCTCTTGGCGGCGCTCTGGGCCTATGACGGCTGGAACAACCTGCCGATGCTCGGTGGCGAAGTCAAGAATGCGCAGCGCAACCTGCCTATCGCTCTCGCCGTCGGTCTTGGCCTCGTGATCGTTGTCTATCTGCTGGTGAACCAGGCGTTCTTTCATGTTCTCACCTTTAACGAAGTGCTCGCCGCCAACCCTTCGGTGAAACCCGATGCCGAACCCGTTGCCACCGCTGCGATGCACAAGGTTATATCCGATGCGAGCGTGAAGGTCATCGCAGCAATGATGGTCGTGTCAGCGCTCGGCGCGATGAGCGGTTCGATTCTCGCGAGTGCGCGTGTGCCATATGCAATGGCGCATGACGGAGTCTTCTTCAAACCGCTCGGCCGTCTTTCGCCGGTGAATGCGATTCCGGTTGTGTCGACGATCACGCAGGGTTCAATCGCCGCGTTGCTCGCCGTCTCGGGCACTTTCGACGAACTCACCGATTCGGTTGTCTTTGCTTCGTATATATTCTATGGACTCACTGCAGGTGCGATCTTTAAGATCAGGGGTTTCAGAAAAACTGCTGCCGAGCCGGGCATATTCAGAACGCCGCTATATCCGATTTTGCCTTTGCTATTCTTGCTCTGCTCGGCCGGCTTCATTATCTATGCAGCGATTGCAATGCCATACCTCACGGCGATCGGCATCGGCGTTATTCTGCTGGGCGTGCCGGGCTATTTCTGGTTCACGAAGAAGAAACCATCTTCAGCCCCACAATTGACGCAATCAGCGTCGTGA
- a CDS encoding IS481 family transposase, with the protein MTTEQKIIKNKVGLLKLAEQLGSVSKACKVFGYSRDSFYRFKELYDKGGELALQEISRRKPLLKNRVAPEVEEAVREIAFQYPAYGQVRASNELRKIGIIISPFGVRGVWLRHDLATFKKRLKYLEARMAQEKGIFTEAQLVALERAKDEKESHGEIETEHPGYLGSQDTFYVGNMKGVGKIYQQTFIDTYSKVAFAKLYDRKNSLVSADMLNDRVIPFFDEHEIPLLRVLTDRGSEYCGNREEHDYQLYLALENIDHTKTKAKSPQTNGICERFHRTILNEFYNVAFRKKVYTSLEQLQADLDEWIYDYNTQRTHQGKYCFGKTPLATFKDSLSIAKDKMLDLKLQTA; encoded by the coding sequence ATGACGACAGAACAGAAAATTATCAAGAACAAGGTTGGTCTGCTGAAACTGGCAGAGCAGCTGGGCAGCGTATCGAAAGCTTGCAAGGTTTTCGGTTACTCAAGAGACAGTTTCTACCGGTTTAAGGAGCTTTACGACAAGGGTGGCGAGCTCGCATTGCAGGAGATCAGCCGCAGGAAGCCTTTGCTGAAAAATCGTGTAGCTCCAGAGGTCGAGGAAGCGGTACGGGAAATTGCATTTCAATACCCCGCGTACGGTCAGGTTCGGGCGTCCAACGAGTTGCGCAAGATAGGTATCATCATCTCCCCTTTTGGCGTGCGCGGCGTTTGGCTGCGCCATGATCTTGCGACGTTTAAAAAACGGCTGAAATACCTTGAAGCGCGAATGGCTCAGGAAAAGGGGATCTTTACCGAGGCACAATTGGTTGCGCTCGAACGCGCAAAAGATGAGAAGGAAAGTCACGGTGAAATTGAAACGGAGCACCCTGGTTATTTGGGGTCACAAGACACGTTTTACGTGGGAAATATGAAGGGTGTGGGTAAAATTTATCAGCAGACCTTCATCGACACGTATTCGAAAGTCGCTTTTGCGAAACTCTATGATCGCAAGAATTCTCTGGTTTCAGCCGATATGCTTAACGACAGAGTCATCCCGTTTTTTGACGAGCATGAGATTCCGCTGTTGCGCGTTCTGACCGATCGTGGCAGCGAGTACTGTGGCAACCGGGAAGAGCACGATTATCAGCTGTATCTGGCCTTGGAGAATATCGACCACACAAAAACCAAGGCCAAGAGCCCGCAGACGAACGGCATTTGTGAGCGCTTTCACCGGACTATATTGAATGAGTTTTACAATGTTGCATTCAGAAAGAAGGTTTACACTTCTTTGGAGCAATTGCAGGCAGACCTTGATGAGTGGATTTACGATTACAACACGCAGCGCACTCATCAGGGGAAATATTGCTTCGGCAAAACGCCTCTGGCAACATTCAAAGACTCGCTCAGTATAGCGAAAGACAAAATGCTGGATTTGAAATTACAGACAGCATGA
- a CDS encoding DMT family transporter — protein sequence MPWLTLIIAGLFEVAFAACLAKAKETAGFERTLWYAGFFAALSLSMLLLMKAVEALPIGTAYAVWTGIGAVGTVVVGILVFKDPVTFWRVFFITTLIASIVGLKMVSSS from the coding sequence ATGCCCTGGCTCACCTTAATCATCGCAGGCCTTTTCGAAGTCGCATTCGCCGCATGCCTCGCGAAAGCGAAAGAAACCGCGGGCTTCGAGAGAACTCTCTGGTACGCCGGTTTTTTTGCCGCGCTCAGCCTCAGCATGCTTCTGCTCATGAAAGCGGTCGAAGCGCTGCCGATCGGTACCGCCTATGCAGTCTGGACAGGCATCGGCGCGGTGGGCACGGTGGTGGTCGGCATTCTGGTATTCAAAGACCCAGTGACATTCTGGAGAGTCTTTTTCATCACGACGCTGATTGCGTCAATTGTGGGGCTGAAGATGGTTTCTTCTTCGTGA
- a CDS encoding Crp/Fnr family transcriptional regulator, with protein MFQIANFQQNAFVIVEGKAAPGFYIVRQGKVRLTAEMPIPGEEPNLILNPGDFFGVVSSMSGHPHIETAQCLANTSMINVGRDQFGVLIQKNAPIAMKIIRYFSQRLRIIDRAITKLTFHSTVEEDPQLMFNIAQFYYAKQEMKHAAYAYQRYLQFYPNGPHAPQAKMALQNMSAPMSVPAPGGNALARSFADGQMIFIEHEPGNELYIIQGGKVKITKVVNDNEVLLAVLNPGDIFGEMALLENKPRSASAAAFGNVTTLAINKQNFEGMVQAQPQLATKLITLLSERIWLAYRQLANLLIADPVGRMYDTLLTQVQKKKVAIQPKTSYVFDIGSQEILKMLGYPPEKGEEYLITMLSDKNLRLDQGKFICKDLAELEKQVQFIRKRAAAERQREAAKMG; from the coding sequence ATGTTTCAGATCGCCAATTTTCAGCAAAATGCCTTTGTAATTGTCGAAGGCAAAGCCGCACCGGGCTTTTACATCGTTCGGCAGGGCAAAGTACGCCTTACGGCCGAGATGCCGATACCCGGCGAAGAACCCAACCTGATTCTTAACCCTGGCGACTTCTTCGGGGTGGTATCTTCGATGAGTGGCCACCCGCATATTGAGACGGCACAGTGCCTTGCGAACACGTCGATGATCAATGTGGGGCGTGACCAATTTGGCGTGTTGATTCAAAAAAACGCGCCGATCGCGATGAAGATCATTCGCTACTTTTCGCAGCGGCTGCGCATCATTGACCGCGCGATCACCAAGCTGACTTTTCACAGCACGGTCGAAGAAGACCCGCAGCTGATGTTCAATATCGCGCAGTTCTATTACGCAAAACAAGAAATGAAGCACGCTGCATACGCCTACCAGCGTTACCTGCAGTTTTACCCCAACGGCCCGCACGCTCCTCAGGCCAAGATGGCGCTGCAGAACATGAGCGCCCCGATGTCGGTGCCTGCACCCGGCGGCAATGCACTCGCGCGCTCTTTCGCCGACGGGCAGATGATCTTCATCGAACACGAACCCGGCAACGAACTCTACATCATTCAGGGCGGTAAGGTCAAGATCACCAAGGTTGTGAATGATAACGAGGTTCTGCTCGCAGTTCTCAACCCCGGCGACATCTTCGGCGAAATGGCCCTGCTCGAGAATAAGCCGCGTTCTGCCTCGGCAGCAGCGTTCGGTAACGTGACGACGCTGGCGATCAACAAGCAGAACTTTGAGGGCATGGTACAGGCACAACCGCAGCTGGCGACGAAGCTGATCACGCTTCTCAGCGAGCGCATCTGGCTTGCGTACCGACAGCTCGCGAACCTGCTCATCGCCGACCCGGTGGGCCGCATGTACGATACGCTGCTAACGCAGGTGCAGAAGAAGAAAGTTGCGATTCAGCCGAAGACGAGCTATGTGTTCGACATTGGTTCTCAAGAAATTCTCAAAATGCTCGGTTACCCGCCAGAAAAGGGCGAAGAGTATCTGATCACGATGCTCAGCGACAAGAACCTGCGTCTCGATCAGGGCAAGTTCATCTGCAAAGACCTTGCCGAACTCGAGAAACAGGTACAATTCATTCGCAAGCGCGCAGCGGCAGAACGCCAGCGCGAAGCCGCGAAAATGGGCTAA
- a CDS encoding TIR domain-containing protein — protein sequence MPELRNYRIFISHAWRYNEEYYRLVELLDRAPYFIYANYSVPEHDAFAEMTSAQLTDQIQAQIRPVQVVLIISGLYVNYSEWIQYEMDCAYSLHKPILAIQPWGSTNMPRQISQIANEIVGWNTDSIVDAIRRLA from the coding sequence ATGCCGGAACTCCGTAACTATAGAATATTCATCAGCCATGCTTGGCGTTACAATGAAGAATATTACCGTTTGGTTGAGTTACTAGATCGGGCCCCCTATTTTATTTATGCAAACTACAGCGTGCCAGAACATGATGCTTTTGCCGAAATGACCAGCGCGCAACTGACAGATCAGATACAAGCTCAAATTCGGCCTGTCCAAGTAGTCTTGATCATTTCCGGTTTGTACGTGAACTACAGCGAATGGATTCAGTATGAGATGGATTGTGCATACTCACTGCATAAACCGATACTTGCGATTCAGCCTTGGGGTTCAACAAATATGCCACGTCAAATCTCTCAGATTGCAAACGAAATTGTGGGTTGGAATACTGATAGTATCGTGGACGCGATTCGCAGACTCGCCTAA
- a CDS encoding CsgG/HfaB family protein → MMKKIFVVMACAIALTNCSTSKISIRKEALAQVKTIAVMPFTSTVADAKATRESTETFRGAMVASGFKVVEREKIDKILKEKELAQTGLIENKVLEAGTFLGAEATMLGEVTAHEVKTETLEHEMPADGPGKYDATLDKGNGVFLKRGDKWFKKDKQDTYQFQVVVRLISNIDSQTILTVQNEYPVRTFTADSGSLRPANLDQFRAQVLVQMAKDIEKAIAEARK, encoded by the coding sequence ATGATGAAAAAAATATTCGTGGTAATGGCGTGCGCCATTGCCCTTACAAATTGCTCGACTTCAAAAATCTCAATCCGCAAAGAGGCGCTGGCGCAGGTCAAGACCATCGCTGTGATGCCGTTCACCTCGACGGTTGCCGACGCCAAAGCAACGCGCGAAAGCACAGAGACCTTTCGCGGCGCGATGGTCGCTTCGGGTTTTAAGGTTGTCGAACGAGAGAAAATCGACAAGATTCTGAAAGAGAAAGAACTGGCGCAGACAGGCCTCATTGAAAACAAAGTTCTCGAAGCCGGCACGTTTCTGGGCGCCGAAGCCACTATGCTGGGCGAAGTGACTGCGCACGAAGTGAAGACAGAGACTCTCGAGCACGAGATGCCTGCAGATGGCCCCGGCAAATATGACGCGACGCTCGACAAAGGCAACGGAGTCTTTCTGAAACGCGGCGACAAATGGTTCAAAAAAGATAAACAAGACACTTACCAGTTTCAGGTGGTCGTGCGCCTGATATCCAATATCGATTCGCAGACAATTCTGACGGTACAGAATGAATACCCTGTGCGCACGTTTACTGCCGACAGTGGTAGCCTTCGCCCCGCCAACCTAGACCAGTTTCGTGCGCAGGTGCTCGTGCAGATGGCGAAAGACATCGAAAAGGCAATTGCTGAAGCACGCAAATAG